In a genomic window of Gossypium arboreum isolate Shixiya-1 chromosome 9, ASM2569848v2, whole genome shotgun sequence:
- the LOC108456718 gene encoding uncharacterized protein LOC108456718 isoform X2, which yields MGSSSNDDFSVVVLASDLGIDARPFLSNQDTEIEDQDNWHDCSQDFSDEDFSDLEFLQFVCLQGSDKSAPVVSGERLKRYIYHKICSELPEGPFCLVYMHSTVQKEDNSPGVTILRWIYEELPPEIKNRLQVIYFIHPGLRSRLVFATLGRFFLSGGLYWKIKYINRLQYLWEDIKKGEVEIPEFVQNHDDVLEHRPLTDYGIEPDPLHLTEVPNTAYSLGRYEERLTSREFMS from the exons ATGGGAAGTTCGTCAAATGATGATTTCTCGGTGGTGGTGCTTGCTTCAGATTTGGGCATAGACGCCCGTCCTTTCTTATCGAACCAAGACACTGAAATTGAAGACCAAGACAACTGGCATGACTGTTCGCAGGATTTTTCCGATGAAGATTTCTCCGACCTCGAGTTCCTCCAGTTCGTCTGCCTTCAGGGCTCTGATAAATCGG CTCCAGTTGTTAGCGGGGAGCGACTGAAGAGATATATATACCACAAGATATGCAGTGAGTTGCCTGAAGGTCCATTCTGCTTAGTTTATATGCACAGTACAGTGCAGAAGGAGGATAACTCCCCTGGTGTTACTATCTTGAGGTGGATTTACGAAGAACTTCCCCCTGAGATCAAGAATAGGCTGCAAGTCATCTACTTCATACACCCTGGGCTTCGTTCACGGCTTGTCTTTGCCACTCTTGGCCGATTCTTCTTAAGTGGGGG TTTATACTGGAAGATCAAATACATAAACCGCCTACAATACCTATGGGAGGACATAAAGAAGGGAGAGGTTGAGATCCCTGAATTTGTGCAAAACCATGACGATGTTCTTGAGCACCGGCCCTTAACAGATTATGGTATTGAGCCAGATCCTCTCCACTTAACAGAGGTACCTAACACTGCTTACTCATTAGGGAGGTATGAAGAGAGATTAACCTCAAGGGAATTCATGTCATAG
- the LOC108456718 gene encoding uncharacterized protein LOC108456718 isoform X1 translates to MGSSSNDDFSVVVLASDLGIDARPFLSNQDTEIEDQDNWHDCSQDFSDEDFSDLEFLQFVCLQGSDKSGNRILRIVGKYFPAPVVSGERLKRYIYHKICSELPEGPFCLVYMHSTVQKEDNSPGVTILRWIYEELPPEIKNRLQVIYFIHPGLRSRLVFATLGRFFLSGGLYWKIKYINRLQYLWEDIKKGEVEIPEFVQNHDDVLEHRPLTDYGIEPDPLHLTEVPNTAYSLGRYEERLTSREFMS, encoded by the exons ATGGGAAGTTCGTCAAATGATGATTTCTCGGTGGTGGTGCTTGCTTCAGATTTGGGCATAGACGCCCGTCCTTTCTTATCGAACCAAGACACTGAAATTGAAGACCAAGACAACTGGCATGACTGTTCGCAGGATTTTTCCGATGAAGATTTCTCCGACCTCGAGTTCCTCCAGTTCGTCTGCCTTCAGGGCTCTGATAAATCGGGTAATCGCATTTTACGCATTGTCGGAAAGTACTTTCCCG CTCCAGTTGTTAGCGGGGAGCGACTGAAGAGATATATATACCACAAGATATGCAGTGAGTTGCCTGAAGGTCCATTCTGCTTAGTTTATATGCACAGTACAGTGCAGAAGGAGGATAACTCCCCTGGTGTTACTATCTTGAGGTGGATTTACGAAGAACTTCCCCCTGAGATCAAGAATAGGCTGCAAGTCATCTACTTCATACACCCTGGGCTTCGTTCACGGCTTGTCTTTGCCACTCTTGGCCGATTCTTCTTAAGTGGGGG TTTATACTGGAAGATCAAATACATAAACCGCCTACAATACCTATGGGAGGACATAAAGAAGGGAGAGGTTGAGATCCCTGAATTTGTGCAAAACCATGACGATGTTCTTGAGCACCGGCCCTTAACAGATTATGGTATTGAGCCAGATCCTCTCCACTTAACAGAGGTACCTAACACTGCTTACTCATTAGGGAGGTATGAAGAGAGATTAACCTCAAGGGAATTCATGTCATAG
- the LOC108456719 gene encoding DNA-directed RNA polymerase V subunit 5A — MEGIGLEGDGSNGEALGKCLSGLVDDGSTESHRYFLSRRTVLEMLRDRGYAVPNTEIDLSLHEFRAIHGQSPDFDRLKLSVTHKTDSSKRMLVVFYGPGVVKVSGIRLIAGLITSKETLTGLILIVQNHITNQALKALDLFSFKVEIFQITDLLVNITKHVLKPQHRVLTEHEKQRLLQKYSIEEKQLPRLLKKDAIARYYGFEKGQVIKVTYGGEITESHVTYRCVW, encoded by the exons ATGGAAGGGATTGGATTGGAAGGAGATGGGTCAAACGGGGAAGCTCTTGGGAAGTGCTTGAGTGGGTTGGTGGACGATGGTAGCACCGAGAGTCATCGATACTTCCTGTCCCGGAGAACTGTGCTGGAGATGCTTAGGGACAGAGGCTATGCCGTACCCAACACTGAAATCGACCTCTCTCTCCATGAATTTCGTGCCATTCATGGCCAAAGCCCTGATTTTGATCGTCTCAAACTCTCTGTTACTCATAAAACTGACTCTTCCAAGCGG ATGCTGGTAGTTTTCTATGGGCCTGGTGTAGTTAAAGTCAGTGGGATTCGGCTCATTGCTGGTCTAATTACTAGCAAAGAAACTTTGACCGGGTTGATATTAATCGTGCAAAACCACATAACAAACCAAGCTTTGAAAGCTTTAGACCTTTTCTCATTTAAGGTGGAGATATTCCAG ATTACTGACCTACTTGTTAATATCACAAAGCATGTGCTGAAGCCCCAGCACCGGGTACTAACAGAACATGAGAAACAAAGACTATTGCAGAAGTACAGCATAGAAGAAAAACAG CTCCCTCGACTGTTAAAAAAAGATGCCATTGCAAGATACTACGGTTTTGAAAAGGGTCAGGTGATAAAAGTTACATATGGGGGTGAAATCACTGAGTCACATGTTACTTATCGATGCGTCTGGTGA
- the LOC108456492 gene encoding protein CYSTEINE-RICH TRANSMEMBRANE MODULE 12 produces MPKSDFAQENQPPAGSNSKSDFAQENQPPAGYPTADPPRPAAQNKCFPRSKKKGDRGFIEGCLFALCCCWLCETCF; encoded by the exons ATGCCTAAGTCAGACTTTGCACAAGAGAATCAGCCCCCAGCAGGTTCCAACTCTAAGTCAGACTTTGCACAAGAGAATCAGCCCCCAGCAG GATATCCTACTGCTGACCCCCCTCGGCCTGCTGCTCAGAACAAGTGCTTCCCTCGCTCAAAGAAGAAAGGAGACAGAGGTTTCATTGAAGGATG TTTGTTCGCTCTTTGTTGCTGTTGGCTCTGCGAAACATGCTTCTGA